The following nucleotide sequence is from Salvelinus sp. IW2-2015 linkage group LG26, ASM291031v2, whole genome shotgun sequence.
NNNNNNNNNNNNNNNNNNNNNNNNNNNNNNNNNNNNNNNNNNNNNNNNNNNNNNNNNNNNNNNNNNNNNNNNNNNNNNNNNNNNNNNNNNNNNNNNNNNNNNNNNNNNNNNNNNNNNNNNNNNNNNNNNNNNNNNNNNNNNNNNNNNNNNNNNNNNNNNNNNNNNNNNNGGACTGATGAGTCTGGAgacaccgtggagaacgttctgctgccttgcaacacctccagcatgaccggtttggcggtgggctCAGTCAtcggtgtggggtggcattttctttgtggggccgcacagcccctccatgtgctcgccagagtagcctgacctGTAATTAGgtagagatgagatcctcagaccttgtgagacatatgctgacCAACTATGCAactttgtggctgctggaggtcatttttgcagggctctggcgcAGTGCACATCTTttggcacaaaggcggaggtagcggtcctgacTGCTGGGTATGGTGtgcctcctacgcctcctccacgtctcctgatgtacttggcctgtctcctggtaggccCCCAtttctctggacactacgctgactaGACAACAGCAACTTTTTGCACAGCCGCATTGCTGTGCATCCTGTTGATGAATCTGCAACTACCTGAGccattgtgtggttgtagactccggtCCTCACTGCTACCATGAGGGTGAGCGcgccgccagcattcaaaagtgaccaaaccaTTTTCAGCCAGGAAGCATCGGAACTGAGAAATGGTCTGTGgtccaccacctgcagaatcactcccttttttgggggtgtcttgcacacattgcctataatttccaccttttgtctattccatttgcacaacagcatgtgaatttattggTCAATCAagtgtttgcttcctaagtggacagtttgatttcacagaagtgtgattgacttggagttaccattgtgttgtttaagtgttccctttaattttttgagcagtgttacaTTTGCATTGAGGGAATATCACTTCTTGCCATTTATTTGGCCTTTAATATGTTTCTTGTTTTAGTAAACATTCTGAGAGTTAGCTGGTCATGAGGAAAAGCTGAAAATTCCTGCTTGAAAAAAAATACGGAGGAGAGAAGATGCGTTGATGCGGAGTGGGAAAAGTGAGGCCGCAGCCCATGACGCAAGGCAGAACACCTTGCCAGAAGGAGGAACCAGAAACCAGAGGGAGTACGCCACACCCCCAGAGGAGTAGCCACGCCCAGAGGAGAACCAGACCCCAGGGCAGAAGCAGACCCAGCGGAGAAGCCCCTCCCAGAGGAAGACCCGACCAAGAGGAGAAGCCACGCCCCAGAGGAGAAGCCACGCCCACAGGCAGAACCAGAACCCAAGAGGAGAAGCCACGCCCCAGAAGGAGAACCCCTCCCCCAAGAGGAGAACCACACCCCCAGAGGAGAACCAGAAAGCCCAGAGGAGAACTCAGACCAGAGCGAGAAAGCCACGCCCCCAGAGGAGTAACCAGCCCGAGAGGAGAAGTCCACTCCCCAGAGGAGAACCCCTCCCCAGAGAAGAAGCACGCCCCAGAGGAGAACAGACCCCGAGGAGGAAGCCACGCCCCAGGAGGAGAAACCCACCTCCCCAAGGAGAACCAGACCAGAGGAGAAGCCCGCCCAGAGGACAACCAGAGCCCCAGAGGCAGAAGCCATGCCCCAGTAGGCAGAACCCCAGCAACCCCAGAAGGAAACCACGCCTGGCGAGAAGCACTTCCCCAGAGGAGAAACCAGACCAAGAAGAGAGCCCACACGCCAGGCAGGAGAAGCCACGCCCCCAGAGAGAACGCCAGACCCAGAAGAAGCAGCGCACGCCCCGGCAGGAGAGCCCTCCCAGAGGGAACCAGACTCCGAAGAAGAAGCCACAGCCCCAAGAGGAACGAACCAGACCCCGAAAGGGAAGCCACACACCCGGAGGGAAGCCAACGGCCCACAGGGAGGAGAACCAGACCGCAGAGTAGATAGCCATGCCCCACAGAAGAGCCACTCCCCCAGAGGAGAACACTCCCCAGAGGAGAACCAGCGCCCAGAGGCGCAGCACGCCCCAGAAGGAGAACTCAGACCCAGAGGCGAAGCCACTTCCACAGCGAAACAGACCCAGAGGAGAACCCACGCCCAGAGGAGACGCCACGCTTCCAGAGGAGAACCACCCAGAGAAGCCACTCCCCACAGGAGAAACAGACCCAGAGAAGACCCACGCCCCGAGGAGACCAGACCAGAGGCGAACCACAGCCCAGGGAGAACCAGACCAGAGGAGACTCACGCCAGAGGAGAGCCACGGCTCGCAGAGGAGAACCAGACCAGAGGAGAAGCCATGCCCCAGAGGAGAACCAGACCCGAGAAGTAGAAGAAACCACGCCTGGAGGGGAGAAGCCCTCCCCAGAGGAGAACCAGACCCAGAATGAGAAGCCACACCCCAGAGGAGAAGCACGCCCCAGAGGAGAACCAACCCAGAAGAGAAGCACGCCCCCGGAGGAGAAGCCACTCCCCAGAGGAGAACCAGACCCAGAAGAGAAGCCCACACCCAGAGGTGTAGAACAGTGCCCAGAAGAGAATTGTCCACGCCCCGAAGAGCAAGCCCTGCCCCAGAGGAGAACCAAGACCGAGAAGGAGAGCACGCGCCAAGAGGATCAACCAGACCGCAGAAGGGAAGCCACACCCCGGAGGAGAAGGCCACGCCCAGAGGAGAACCAACCCAGAGTAGAAGCCAATGCCACAGAAAGAAGCCACTCCCGAGAGGAGAACCCACTCCCAGAGGGAGAACCCACTCCGCCAGATGGAGAAGCCATCTCCAGAGGGAAAGCCCAGAGGCGCCAGTATGCAACACGCCCCAAGGAGACGACCCAGAGAGAAGCCACTTCCACAGGAGAACCAGACCCAGAGGAGAACCCAACACCCCAGAGGGAGAAGCCCACGGGCTCCAGAGGAGAACCACTCCCTCAGAGGAGAACCCACTCCCCACAGGAGAACCAGCCCAGAGAAGAACCCACGCCCAGAGGAGAAACAGAAGCCAGAGCGAACCCGCCCTCCAGAGGAGAACACGACCCAAGGAGAACACCAGCCCCAGAGGAAAGCCACACTCCAAGGAAGAACAGACCCAGAGGAGAAGCCAGCCCCACAGGAGAACCAGAACCCAGAGGAGAACAACTCCCAGAGGAGAAGGAGCACTCCCGAGAGGAGAAGGCCACGCCCCGGAGGAGAACCATGCCCAGCAGGAGAACCCACTTCCCCAAGAGGAGAAGCCACCGTACGCCCGGAGGAGAACCCACGCCCAACAGGAGAACCCATGCCCCACAGGAGAACCCATGCCGCACAGGAGAACCCACTCCCAGAGGAGAACACGCCGGGGAGAACCACCACCTTCGCCCCACAGGAGAAAAAACCAGAGGAAGCCACTTTCCCAACAGGAAAACGCAGACCAGAGGAAAAACCACGCCCCAGAGGAGAAGCACGCTCCAGAGGAGAACCCACTTCCCCAGAGGAGGAACACTTCCCACAGGAGAACCAGACCCAGAGAAGCACCCAGCCCACAGAGGAGAACCAGACCGAGAGCTGAACCCCGCCCCAGAGGAGAACCAGACCAAGGAGAACCCACGCCCCGAGGAGAAGCACCTCACAGAGCGAACGCGACCCAGAGGAGAATGCCACGCCCCACAGGAGAAACAACCAGAACCAGAGGAGAACAACTCCCAGAGCCAGAGAGCCAACATCCCCATGACGGGGAAGAAGCCCACGCCCTTTGAGGCAGAACCCATGCCACAGGAGAACCACTCCCCAGAAGAGAAAGGCCACGCCCGGAGGAGAACCCACGCCGACAGGAGAACCCATGCCCACAGGAGAACCCATGCCCCACAGGAGAACCACTCCGCAGAGGAGAAGCCGGAGCCCCGAGGAAACCACGCCACAGGAAAACAGACCCAGCAGAAAGCCCACGCCCCACAGGAAGAACAAGACCAGAGGAGAAGCCACGCCCGAGAAGAAGCCAGCCCAACAGGAGAAACCAAGTTTACTTTTACATGGCAAAGGGAGACTGACGacgcaaaaacaacaacagaaaatcaAGACAACCCGCAGCCGATCAACCCTATAGGTCGACTCGAAACACATCCCGTTAAAACCTGGAGGCTAAACgactcacacacacctgtatgaAGTGGATTAAAAAAACACCCTAAGACTTGTTTTTACCACCTGTTAAAAGCCCTCAAGCTTCACTGTATTCGAATTTAAATGGTACTGTTTTAACATGGCACAACAATTGTGAATCATCCATGTTGCCTTGTCAGAGCCTGATGGAAACTTGTTCTCATCCCTCATTCCCGCGGCCAGTTTAAACGGCTTTTCCATCGGGAAACTCCAGTAAGCCTGATGCCGAGTAAGGGCCAAAGAGATTGCAGGGCTTTGCTGGTGCCGGCCTAGCCGCCATCAACTAGTGATCATGGGTTAGCTGGCGGTCCCGGC
It contains:
- the LOC139023083 gene encoding serine/arginine repetitive matrix protein 1-like, which gives rise to MRPRPEENQTPGQKQTQRRSPSQRKTRPRGEATPQRRSHAHRQNQNPRGEATPQKENPSPKRRTTPPEENQKAQRRTQTRARKPRPQRSNQPERRSPLPRGEPLPREEARPRGEQTPRRKPRPRRRNPPPQGEPDQRRSPPRGQPEPQRQKPCPSRQNPSNPRRKPRLARSTSPEEKPDQEESPHARQEKPRPQRERQTQKKQRTPRQESPPRGNQTPKKKPQPQEERTRPRKGSHTPGGKPTAHREENQTAEGEPAPRGAARPRRRTQTQRRSHFHSETDPEENPRPEETPRFQRRTTQRSHSPQEKQTQRRPTPRGDQTRGEPQPRENQTRGDSRQRRATARRGEPDQRRSHAPEENQTREVEETTPGGEKPSPEENQTQNEKPHPRGEARPRGEPTQKRSTPPEEKPLPRGEPDPEEKPTPRGVEQCPEENCPRPEEQALPQRRTKTEKESTRQEDQPDRRREATPRRRRPRPEENQPRVEANATERSHSREENPLPEGEPTPPDGEAISRGKAQRRQYATRPKETTQREATSTGEPDPEENPTPQREKPTGSRGEPLPQRRTHSPQENQPREEPTPRGETEARANPPSRGEHDPRRTPAPEESHTPRKNRPRGEASPTGEPEPRGEQLPEEKEHSREEKATPRRRTMPSRRTHFPKRRSHRTPGGEPTPNRRTHAPQENPCRTGEPTPRGEHAGENHHLRPTGEKTRGSHFPNRKTQTRGKTTPQRRSTLQRRTHFPRGGTLPTGEPDPEKHPAHRGEPDRELNPAPEENQTKENPRPEEKHLTERTRPRGECHAPQEKQPEPEENNSQSQRANIPMTGKKPTPFEAEPMPQENHSPEEKGHARRRTHADRRTHAHRRTHAPQENHSAEEKPEPRGNHATGKQTQQKAHAPQEEQDQRRSHAREEASPTGETNLNGFSIGKLQ